Within Desulfocurvibacter africanus subsp. africanus DSM 2603, the genomic segment ATTCCTGGTGCCACGGGTACACGGCCAAGCGGTACAAGCGATCGGGCTCTGGATGCCAGGGGCTGACCTGGATGAGCGGCTGGGCCCGCTGGCCGAAGTCCGCCACCGGGTAGAAGATGTTGACCTTGGCTGTCCCGCCCGCAAGGCCGTTGCGGTGCAGCAGTTCGGCCACGACCTCCTCCCAGGGCGCCTTGGCGTAGGCGATCTGGAACTGCTCCATGGAATGGAATACGCGTTCCAAGTGCGCGTCCAGATAGCGGATCATTTGCCCGCTGTAGTAGAGGGTCTCGAAGAAACCCACCCCGAAGCGCACGTGCAGGTCATCCGGGCTGACCTGCCAGCCATCCGCAACGTATTCGCCCTTGTAATAGAAGATCATTCGCCGCCTCCGAGGAGTTGGAGGAACTTTTCGGCTTTGGCCAGTGTCTCCGCGTATTCGCAGGAGGGGCTGGAGTCCATGACGATGCCGCTGCCAGCATAAAAATGGAAGAAACCCGCGCCAGTGTCAAGAAAGCCCGTGCGAATGGCCACGGAGCTGTCCATGTCGCGCCGGCCGTAGATGGCCAGCAGCGTGCCGCAATACACGTTGCGGCTGTGCGGCTCCAAGGAATCGATGATCTCGCAGGAGCGTTTCTTGGGGCAACCCGTTACCGAACCAGGCGGAAAAGCGTCCAGCAACAGGTCGAGCACCGTGCTGCCGGGCTTGAGCCTGCCCGTCACATCCGAGTGCATCTGGAGCAGGTTGTCCACGCGGAACACGGATTTGTGGTTCTCCACGCGCACCGAGCCGAACTCGCAGTGGGCGCTGATGTCGTTGCGCACCAGGTCCACGATCATGGACAGCTCGGCGTCCTCCTTGGCCGAAGTTCGCAGGGCCTGCTCCGCCCCGGCCGCTTCTCGATCTCCGAACCTTGCGTCCAGATGCTTGGTTCCCTTGATGGGCTGGGAGAGCACTTGGCCGTCGCGCACGCGCATGAAACGCTCGGGCGAGGTGGATACCACGCGGAAGGGCCCGCTCTCGAAATAGCCGTAGTAAGACGCGGGATGTCGGCGAGCCAGGTCCAGGAACAGGCCGTAAGCGTCCAGGCCCTTGGCTTCGGCCGTGAAGCGGATGGACAGGTTGAGCTGGTAGGTGTCGCCGTCGCGGATGCGCTCCTGGGCTTGGCGCACAGCGGCCTCGTAGGCCTGGCGGTCCAGGCTGGCCGAGACCAGCCGGCCCAGGCCCTCGGCCCGCGCACTCTCCTTCCGAGCGCTCCCGCGAGCCGCTGGACTTTCCGCTGTCTTGGCGGCTGCCTCGGCGGCACGCTCCAGCAGGGCCGCCACCCTGCCGTCCAGACGTGCCTGGCCCACCAGGCGCACGCATCCCGCCTCGTACAGCAGATAGGTTTCGTACTTCTTGAGGTGGCCCAAGGGGAAATCCGAATCCTTGGCCGAAGCCAGGCCCAGCCTTCGCAGGCCATACTCGTAGCCCAGGAATCCCACGGTTGGCCGATTGTCCGCGAATAGAAAGCGCTCCAGCTCCTCGCGGCTGGTGGAGGCCCGCACCACCAGCTCGTCCTTTGGTCCTAGCCCGGCCAGGAAAGAGACGTGTCTGCCTTTGGCGGACAAGAGCACGTCCACCCCGCCCGCGAGGCCCAAGGCTTCCAGGAAGGACAACGCCAGCTCGTCCGGCAGCTCAAAGCAATTCGCGCAGGGCATGGCGGATGAAGGCCTCGCCGTTTTCAGTCAAGAAAGATTCAGGATGGAATTGATAGCCGAGGAACGGCCTGTGGCGATGGCGCAAGGCCATGGCCACGCCTTTGTCCGTGGCCGCGAGGGCCTCCAATCCATCGCCGAGCTTGGTCACGTGCAGCGAGTGATAGCGGGCCACGCGCTCGCGACGTCCCAGGAAGCCGATCTCCTCGGCCTTGCCGTGCACGCAGCCGTGAAGCCGTTCGGTGCGCCCGCCGAGGCACTCGTTGATGATCTGCATGCCCAGGCACACGCCGAGCACCGGCTTGTCGGGTTGGCCCTGCTCGCGACTGGTGAACAACGGCGCATAGGCCGGGTACTCGCGAGGATGGCCCGGCCCGGGCGAAATGACCAGCATGTCGCATTCGGCGGTCAGGTCCGTCTGGAAGAGGGCGTAAGGCAGCACCTCGGGCGCGCGACCAGTGGTCACGGCCAGCAGATGCTCCAGATTGCGCGTGAAGCTGTCCTCGTTGTCCACCAGCAGGATGTGCAAATCCCCTCCCTCGCGGCGACAAGATCATCAAAAAACTTCGAGGGCAAGCCCTTGAGCGCATGGACTTCGTGCCGGACAAGGTCTGGGTGTCGAGTGCTTGCCGACAACATGCTCACGGGCGCGCATGGGGCCTGTGCTCAGTC encodes:
- a CDS encoding chorismate-binding protein; protein product: MPCANCFELPDELALSFLEALGLAGGVDVLLSAKGRHVSFLAGLGPKDELVVRASTSREELERFLFADNRPTVGFLGYEYGLRRLGLASAKDSDFPLGHLKKYETYLLYEAGCVRLVGQARLDGRVAALLERAAEAAAKTAESPAARGSARKESARAEGLGRLVSASLDRQAYEAAVRQAQERIRDGDTYQLNLSIRFTAEAKGLDAYGLFLDLARRHPASYYGYFESGPFRVVSTSPERFMRVRDGQVLSQPIKGTKHLDARFGDREAAGAEQALRTSAKEDAELSMIVDLVRNDISAHCEFGSVRVENHKSVFRVDNLLQMHSDVTGRLKPGSTVLDLLLDAFPPGSVTGCPKKRSCEIIDSLEPHSRNVYCGTLLAIYGRRDMDSSVAIRTGFLDTGAGFFHFYAGSGIVMDSSPSCEYAETLAKAEKFLQLLGGGE
- a CDS encoding aminodeoxychorismate/anthranilate synthase component II; the encoded protein is MHILLVDNEDSFTRNLEHLLAVTTGRAPEVLPYALFQTDLTAECDMLVISPGPGHPREYPAYAPLFTSREQGQPDKPVLGVCLGMQIINECLGGRTERLHGCVHGKAEEIGFLGRRERVARYHSLHVTKLGDGLEALAATDKGVAMALRHRHRPFLGYQFHPESFLTENGEAFIRHALRELL